In a single window of the Megalobrama amblycephala isolate DHTTF-2021 linkage group LG3, ASM1881202v1, whole genome shotgun sequence genome:
- the LOC125265636 gene encoding uncharacterized protein LOC125265636 produces the protein MKNNFKLFQIFLLLCGVFGAETDEEKTVMEGDSVTLIPDLTQIQGIIQMKWRDSRSVIAQNEENEISYPSLTEMSKDRLKLDQTGSLTITNMRTKHSGLYKLEINHDHGTSRLNFIVTIYESPAVIDAFKGEMKSVSETEGESVTLQTDTETHGDELIVWRFGDEGKLIAKHDLEAKSPPLYDPDERFRDRLKLDHQTGSLTITNTRLSDSGVYTVKISSSKHTLNKRFTVTVSQGCCGFTEAVIRLALSALVGVATVAVLVYDIRSCSLQQKKSVQK, from the exons ATGAAGAACAATTTCAAATTGTTTCAGATTTTTCTACTTCTGTGCG gaGTGTTTGGTGCTGAAACAGATGAAGAGAAGAccgtgatggagggagattcagtcactctaatcCCTGATCTTACTCAAATACAGGGAATTATTCAGATGAAGTGGAGAGATTCACGTTCAGTCATTGCTCAAAATGAGGAAAATGAGATTTCATATCCCAGTCTCACTGAAATGTCcaaagacagactgaagctggatcagactggatctctgacaaTCACAAACATGAGAACTAAACACTCTGGACTTTATAAACTAGAGATCAACCACGACCATGGGACCTCACGTTTGAATTTCATCGTCACTATCTATG AGTCTCCAGCTGTTATTGATGCTTTTAAAGGTGAAATGAAGAGTGTATCAGAGACGGAGGGAGAATCTGTCACTCTTCAGACTGATACTGAAACACACGGAGATGAGCTGATAGTGTGGAGGTTTGGAGATGAAGGAAAACTCATAGCTAAACATGATCTAGAGGCCAAGAGTCCACCATTATATGATCctgatgagagattcagagacagactgaagctggatcatcagaccggatctctgaccatcacaaacaccagatTATCAGACTCTGGagtttatacagtgaagatcaGCAGCAGCAAACACACTTTAAACAAGAGATTCACTGTCACTGTCAGCC AAGGCTGTTGTGGCTTtactgaagctgtgatccgattggctctctctgctctggtgggcgtggctactgtggCTGTTCtggtttatgacatcagatCCTGCAGTCTTCAGCAGAAGAAGAGCGTGCAGAAATAA